One window of Vibrio atlanticus genomic DNA carries:
- a CDS encoding GMP reductase, translated as MRIEQELKLGFKDVLFRPKRSTLKSRSQVELTRDFTFKHSGRQWSGTPVIAANMDSVASFEMAAALAEHGVMTAVHKHYTVEQWAEFAKTADKKTLNNVFVSTGTSEAEFEKVKKIMALSEEFVFICIDIANGYSEHLVEFVQKVRAEFPTKVISAGNVVTGDMVEELILAGADIVKVGIGPGSVCTTRVKTGVGYPQLSAIIECGDAAHGLGGMIIGDGGCSCAGDVSKAFGGGADFVMLGGMLAGHSESGGEVVEQDGKQYMKFYGMSSQSAMDKHSGGVAKYRAAEGKTVLLPYRGSVHYTISDILGGVRSTCTYVGAAKLKELTKRTTFIRVQEQENNVFGKE; from the coding sequence ATGCGTATCGAACAAGAACTTAAGTTAGGTTTCAAAGATGTACTCTTCCGTCCGAAGCGTTCTACCCTTAAAAGCCGTTCTCAAGTTGAATTAACCCGCGATTTTACATTCAAGCATAGCGGTCGTCAATGGTCTGGTACTCCAGTAATTGCAGCGAACATGGATTCGGTAGCAAGCTTTGAAATGGCAGCTGCTCTAGCAGAGCACGGTGTTATGACTGCAGTACACAAGCACTACACAGTAGAGCAGTGGGCTGAGTTTGCTAAAACAGCAGACAAGAAAACTCTGAACAACGTTTTTGTATCAACAGGTACATCTGAAGCTGAGTTCGAGAAAGTTAAGAAGATCATGGCGCTTAGCGAAGAGTTTGTATTTATCTGTATTGATATCGCTAACGGCTACTCAGAGCACCTTGTTGAGTTCGTACAGAAAGTACGTGCTGAATTCCCGACTAAAGTTATCTCAGCGGGTAACGTTGTAACGGGTGACATGGTTGAAGAGCTAATCCTAGCTGGCGCAGACATTGTTAAGGTTGGTATCGGCCCTGGTTCAGTTTGTACTACACGTGTTAAAACAGGCGTAGGTTACCCTCAACTTTCTGCAATCATCGAGTGTGGCGACGCGGCACACGGCCTTGGCGGCATGATCATCGGTGACGGTGGCTGTTCATGTGCGGGTGACGTATCTAAAGCGTTCGGCGGCGGTGCTGACTTCGTAATGCTAGGCGGCATGCTAGCAGGTCACTCTGAGTCAGGCGGTGAAGTAGTAGAGCAAGACGGTAAGCAATACATGAAGTTCTACGGCATGTCTTCACAGTCGGCTATGGACAAGCACTCAGGTGGTGTTGCTAAGTACCGTGCTGCGGAAGGTAAAACTGTTTTACTTCCATACCGTGGTTCTGTTCATTACACGATTTCTGACATCCTTGGTGGTGTACGTTCAACTTGTACATACGTAGGCGCAGCAAAGCTTAAAGAGCTAACTAAGCGTACGACTTTCATCCGTGTGCAAGAGCAAGAGAACAACGTATTCGGTAAAGAGTAA